A single window of Natronocella acetinitrilica DNA harbors:
- a CDS encoding DUF2182 domain-containing protein: MADALKRRHCRDRSISLVLLVGVILASWAYLLVGAGMGMSILEMTHMVYMDMPMSDMPKASMAWTTGHAVMMFFMWWVMMVAMMLPGASPMILLFATVNRGRLNDAAGPHLPTVAFTTSYLLCWGAFSLAATGLHWAVNHAGLLTPGMFVNNQSISAGILLAAGLYQLTPVKQACLRHCRSPAQYLANHWRPGAWGALRLGMGHGAYCLGCCWLLMLLLFVGGVMNLLWIAGLALCVLLEKAIPAGHWWSRSLGVALMVAGGWLLLTG; the protein is encoded by the coding sequence ATGGCTGACGCCCTGAAGAGGCGGCACTGCCGGGACAGGAGCATATCGCTGGTGCTGCTGGTGGGGGTGATCCTGGCCAGCTGGGCCTATCTGCTGGTCGGCGCCGGCATGGGCATGTCGATCCTGGAGATGACCCACATGGTCTACATGGACATGCCCATGTCGGACATGCCCAAGGCATCAATGGCGTGGACCACTGGCCATGCGGTGATGATGTTCTTCATGTGGTGGGTGATGATGGTCGCCATGATGTTGCCTGGCGCAAGCCCGATGATCCTGCTGTTCGCCACGGTGAATCGAGGCCGGTTGAACGACGCCGCGGGCCCCCATCTACCCACCGTGGCATTTACCACCAGCTACCTGCTGTGCTGGGGGGCATTCAGCCTCGCCGCCACCGGATTGCACTGGGCCGTCAACCACGCCGGGCTGCTGACGCCGGGCATGTTCGTCAACAATCAGTCGATCAGCGCCGGTATTCTGCTTGCCGCCGGACTCTATCAGCTGACCCCCGTTAAACAGGCCTGCCTGCGGCACTGCCGCTCACCCGCGCAGTATCTGGCGAACCACTGGCGGCCGGGTGCATGGGGTGCTCTGCGGCTGGGCATGGGACATGGTGCCTATTGCCTCGGTTGCTGCTGGTTACTGATGCTGTTGCTATTCGTCGGCGGGGTGATGAACCTGCTCTGGATCGCCGGGTTGGCACTTTGCGTGCTCCTGGAAAAAGCCATTCCCGCTGGTCACTGGTGGAGCCGCAGCCTCGGAGTTGCGTTGATGGTGGCCGGCGGCTGGCTGCTGCTTACCGGCTAG